A region of Nostoc sp. 'Peltigera membranacea cyanobiont' N6 DNA encodes the following proteins:
- a CDS encoding serine/threonine protein kinase yields the protein MSHITQSAVHCINPDCQRPYPQPWGNKFCNSCGAPLELLDRYVPLQPLGSGGFAQIYTVWDEKTQTEKVLKVLVEDSPKALELFTQEAAVLSSLQHPGVPTVDAEGYFQVQLFNPKPHQLPCLVMEKINGRTLEEILKKFPQGCPENLVVNWFAQAVEILQELHKRQIIHRDIKPSNLMLGTSSPTVTLPQGQTEGDRLVLIDFGGAKQFSASKLRSQSSSTRLFSSGYSPPEQVSGSIVGPSADFYALGRTVIEMLTGKYPLDLEDQQTGKLRWRSSVNVKPELADLLDEMVQEDVRSRPANAAMIQKRLAKISQPLPPPGLFAQLRDKVKLASTQVSQRFALIIQAIERVLANFSQAVTKTVVFIAQTLIKIFQACLATIWAMILAYVGACFGAIAGFILAYHTNLGRWVVEFISSQLNQLVPNTQPVFGADILVFVAAGWGTAWGLTVSGCFGQRRRFLVASLMGMISYGFGWFILQLITPKDSGEGLVAVILVSACLLTLSLGLRSHHIVYAVFAAFGSAIAYAFLIILRLAPPIFQFTTQPAWSELQLPLIFFGSLGFFISFWLGVSYYLIVPGLRFLGWR from the coding sequence GTGTCCCACATCACTCAGAGTGCGGTTCACTGCATAAATCCTGATTGTCAACGTCCTTATCCCCAGCCTTGGGGAAACAAATTTTGCAACAGCTGTGGCGCACCGCTAGAGTTGTTAGACCGCTATGTTCCACTTCAGCCATTAGGATCGGGAGGATTTGCTCAAATCTACACGGTTTGGGATGAAAAAACTCAAACAGAGAAAGTGCTGAAAGTGTTGGTAGAAGATTCGCCAAAGGCACTGGAGTTATTTACCCAAGAGGCGGCGGTTTTATCTAGTTTGCAGCATCCAGGTGTCCCCACAGTTGATGCAGAAGGGTATTTTCAGGTACAACTGTTTAACCCCAAACCGCACCAACTACCTTGTCTGGTAATGGAAAAAATCAATGGGCGGACTTTAGAGGAGATATTAAAAAAATTTCCCCAAGGTTGTCCAGAGAATTTGGTTGTAAACTGGTTTGCTCAAGCTGTAGAGATTTTACAAGAATTACACAAACGTCAGATTATTCACCGGGATATTAAACCCTCTAATTTAATGCTGGGCACATCTTCGCCCACTGTAACCCTACCTCAAGGGCAAACAGAAGGCGATCGCTTGGTACTAATTGATTTTGGTGGGGCAAAACAATTTAGCGCCTCTAAGCTGCGTTCTCAGTCTAGTTCCACCCGCTTATTTTCTTCTGGCTATAGTCCCCCAGAACAAGTAAGTGGAAGTATTGTCGGGCCAAGTGCCGATTTTTATGCCCTTGGCCGAACAGTGATTGAAATGCTAACAGGCAAATACCCGCTAGACTTGGAAGACCAACAAACTGGAAAATTGCGCTGGCGAAGTTCGGTAAATGTCAAACCAGAACTAGCAGATTTACTGGATGAGATGGTGCAGGAGGATGTGCGATCGCGTCCCGCAAATGCAGCTATGATTCAAAAACGGTTGGCGAAGATTTCTCAACCATTACCGCCGCCAGGATTATTTGCCCAACTACGAGACAAGGTTAAGCTTGCGTCAACGCAAGTTTCCCAGAGATTTGCACTTATAATCCAAGCTATTGAACGAGTTTTAGCTAACTTTAGCCAAGCTGTAACTAAAACCGTTGTTTTTATCGCTCAGACACTCATCAAAATTTTCCAAGCTTGTTTGGCGACCATTTGGGCGATGATATTGGCTTATGTTGGCGCTTGTTTTGGTGCGATCGCTGGTTTTATTTTGGCATATCACACCAACTTAGGGCGGTGGGTTGTGGAATTTATTTCCAGTCAGCTAAACCAATTAGTGCCAAATACTCAACCCGTCTTCGGGGCAGATATTTTGGTATTCGTCGCCGCAGGCTGGGGAACCGCATGGGGACTAACAGTATCTGGGTGTTTTGGTCAACGGCGACGCTTTTTAGTAGCCTCGCTGATGGGCATGATTAGCTATGGCTTCGGCTGGTTCATTTTGCAATTAATTACACCAAAAGACAGTGGCGAGGGCTTAGTAGCAGTGATTTTAGTGTCAGCTTGCCTACTCACCTTGAGCTTAGGTCTTCGCAGCCATCATATAGTGTACGCTGTGTTCGCTGCCTTTGGTAGTGCGATCGCTTATGCATTTTTGATTATTTTGAGATTAGCACCGCCGATCTTCCAATTTACTACTCAACCAGCCTGGTCAGAGTTACAGTTACCTCTGATTTTTTTTGGTTCTCTAGGCTTCTTTATCAGCTTCTGGCTAGGAGTGAGTTACTACCTAATTGTCCCTGGATTGCGCTTTTTAGGATGGCGTTAA
- a CDS encoding alpha-amylase family glycosyl hydrolase: MENITEFTLFAPRNKGAALIGSFSDWKEIPMSKGEDGYFRTQIKLEDGIYQYKFRIQTKSPNFTPDEWIDVIDPKATDVNETEKYSRVRIQDGRTIVDTYLWQHDETPLPDNRELVIYEMHVADFTGDEVGSHKGGKYLGIIEKLDYLCELGINAIQLMPVNEYPGDYNWGYKVRHFFATESSYGSTEDLKRLIDECHGRGIRVFMDGIYNHTDEECPLILIDRNYWYYEYKHYPEDPDNYWGPEFNYDNYDKNLNIKPAWEYISDVVEFWIKEYHIDGIRFDAVRQLANFEFFNWLTKQAKNHAAPKQFYNIAEHIPDTSTVVKPDGPLDACWHESFRYFIIPYICGQSFELEQLKQVLDPKQQGYAIATNAINYLATHDRERVLRELGNCGIFDTAAFQRAKLAATLLITAMGVPMLWMGEEFGEYQQKSEDVTKPQKITWSLLSAPQNHDLFEYYRKLIALRQQTPALQSDNIKFFYENADDKVLAYTRWDEQNSHVVIVANFSDQNLNQYKISDFPTAEYLRDWVSNREVESGENSLVTDLPKYTAKIFVLQ; encoded by the coding sequence ATGGAAAATATAACTGAATTTACATTATTTGCTCCTCGCAACAAAGGAGCAGCTTTAATTGGGTCTTTTTCTGATTGGAAAGAAATTCCAATGTCAAAAGGTGAAGATGGTTATTTTCGCACTCAAATAAAACTGGAGGATGGCATTTATCAATACAAATTTCGGATTCAAACCAAAAGTCCAAATTTTACACCTGATGAATGGATAGATGTCATCGATCCCAAAGCAACAGATGTTAATGAAACAGAAAAATATAGCCGGGTACGCATTCAAGATGGGCGAACCATTGTTGATACTTACCTTTGGCAACACGATGAAACGCCGTTGCCTGATAATCGGGAATTAGTTATATATGAAATGCACGTTGCAGATTTTACTGGTGATGAAGTTGGCTCTCACAAAGGAGGCAAATATTTAGGGATAATTGAAAAGTTAGATTATCTTTGCGAATTGGGAATTAATGCAATTCAATTAATGCCAGTTAATGAGTACCCTGGTGATTATAACTGGGGTTATAAAGTTCGTCACTTCTTTGCTACAGAATCTAGTTACGGTTCAACAGAAGATTTAAAGCGGTTGATTGACGAGTGTCATGGTAGAGGCATTCGCGTCTTTATGGATGGAATTTATAACCACACAGATGAAGAATGTCCTTTAATACTGATTGACCGAAATTACTGGTACTACGAATATAAGCATTATCCTGAAGACCCAGATAACTACTGGGGGCCAGAGTTTAACTATGATAATTATGACAAAAACTTAAATATTAAGCCTGCATGGGAATACATCAGCGATGTAGTAGAATTTTGGATTAAGGAGTATCACATTGATGGAATTCGCTTTGATGCAGTGCGCCAATTAGCTAACTTTGAATTTTTCAACTGGCTAACTAAGCAAGCAAAAAACCATGCTGCACCTAAGCAATTTTACAATATTGCCGAACACATTCCCGATACAAGCACTGTAGTCAAGCCAGATGGGCCATTAGATGCTTGTTGGCATGAAAGTTTTCGCTACTTTATAATTCCATATATTTGCGGTCAATCATTTGAATTAGAACAACTCAAGCAGGTTTTAGATCCCAAACAGCAGGGTTATGCGATCGCTACCAATGCGATTAATTATTTGGCAACCCACGATCGCGAACGTGTATTACGAGAGTTAGGCAATTGCGGTATCTTTGACACTGCCGCATTTCAACGAGCAAAGTTAGCAGCGACTCTGTTAATCACAGCGATGGGTGTACCCATGCTATGGATGGGAGAAGAGTTTGGCGAATACCAGCAAAAAAGCGAAGATGTGACTAAGCCGCAGAAGATTACTTGGTCTTTGTTGTCAGCCCCTCAGAATCATGATTTATTTGAGTATTATCGCAAGCTTATTGCTCTACGCCAGCAAACTCCAGCTTTGCAAAGCGATAATATTAAGTTTTTTTATGAAAATGCAGATGATAAAGTGCTGGCTTACACTCGTTGGGATGAGCAAAATTCTCATGTTGTCATAGTGGCAAATTTCTCTGACCAGAATCTAAATCAATATAAAATTTCCGACTTCCCAACTGCTGAGTATTTGCGAGATTGGGTCAGTAATCGGGAAGTAGAATCTGGAGAGAATAGTTTAGTTACTGACTTACCAAAATATACAGCTAAGATATTTGTTTTACAGTAG
- the rpsU gene encoding 30S ribosomal protein S21, producing the protein MTQVIVGDNEHIESALRRFKREVSKAGIFPDMRKHRHFETPLEKRKRKEVAKHRQSKRSFRN; encoded by the coding sequence ATGACCCAAGTAATTGTCGGTGACAATGAACACATTGAATCAGCCTTACGACGATTTAAGCGAGAAGTTTCCAAGGCTGGAATTTTTCCAGACATGAGAAAGCATCGTCATTTTGAAACACCCTTAGAAAAACGCAAGCGCAAAGAAGTTGCCAAGCACAGACAGAGTAAGAGAAGTTTTCGTAATTAA
- a CDS encoding pentapeptide repeat-containing protein, with product MNFKIVATVALLACFGFAEQALALNQLDLDQLKATSACPRCNLSGADLTQLNLTGANLRGADLSSATLSKANLTKADLTGANLEGAILNLANLNSASLTGANLKSASLENADLSYAGFISANLEAANLKGAKLEFTNFRGANFRLTTLANGVVTSDMPYSWSSERQKTRECNQFKPENTPGTTCYSK from the coding sequence ATGAACTTTAAGATTGTTGCTACCGTCGCTTTGTTGGCGTGTTTTGGTTTTGCAGAGCAAGCCTTGGCGTTAAATCAGCTAGATTTGGATCAGTTGAAGGCAACAAGTGCCTGTCCCCGGTGTAATTTGAGTGGTGCTGACCTAACTCAACTGAATTTAACTGGAGCGAATTTGCGAGGGGCCGACTTGAGTAGTGCAACATTATCTAAAGCTAATCTCACCAAAGCCGATCTCACAGGTGCAAATTTAGAAGGTGCGATTCTGAACTTAGCGAATCTTAATAGTGCTTCCTTAACCGGAGCAAATTTGAAATCAGCATCCTTGGAAAATGCCGATCTGTCTTATGCCGGTTTTATCAGCGCCAATTTAGAAGCAGCAAACTTAAAAGGTGCGAAATTGGAATTTACCAATTTTCGGGGAGCTAATTTCCGACTAACAACTCTAGCTAATGGTGTCGTCACCTCAGATATGCCTTATAGCTGGTCGTCAGAGCGTCAAAAGACAAGAGAATGTAACCAGTTCAAACCCGAAAATACTCCAGGCACAACCTGTTATTCAAAATAA
- a CDS encoding RNA recognition motif domain-containing protein: MSIYVGNLSYEVTQEDLSGIFAEYGTVKRVQVPTDRETGRPRGFAFVEMGTEAEETAAIEALDGAEWMGRDLKVNKAKPKEDRGDRGSFGGGRGGYGGGGGGRGGRY, from the coding sequence ATGTCAATTTACGTAGGTAACCTCTCTTATGAAGTTACACAAGAAGATTTAAGTGGTATTTTTGCAGAATATGGTACTGTAAAGCGGGTTCAAGTGCCTACTGACCGTGAAACGGGTCGTCCGCGAGGCTTTGCTTTTGTGGAAATGGGAACTGAAGCTGAAGAAACAGCTGCCATTGAAGCTCTCGACGGTGCAGAGTGGATGGGTCGTGACCTTAAAGTAAATAAGGCTAAACCCAAGGAAGATAGAGGTGATAGAGGTTCCTTTGGTGGAGGCCGGGGAGGATACGGTGGTGGCGGCGGCGGACGCGGCGGACGCTACTAA
- a CDS encoding M20 family metallopeptidase gives MLTHIKDLAAKLAPRLIEIRRHIHSHPELSGQEYQTAAFVAGVLSSNGLHVQEGVGKTGVIGELQGTGQNDRLLAIRTDMDALPIQEGTNLEYASRAEGIMHACGHDVHTTVGLGTAMVLSQMAEELSGKVRFLFQPAEEIAQGASWMVKDGAMENVSAVLGVHVFPSIPAGSIGVRYGALTAAADDLEILIMGESGHGARPHEAIDAIWIACQIITALQQAISRTQNPLRPVVLSIGKINGGRAPNIIADKVQLLGTVRSLHPETRAHLPKWIENIVSNVCHTYGAKYQVNYRQGVSSVQNDYTLTQLLQSAAEEAWSSDRVQVLPEPSLGAEDFSMYLEHAPGSMFRLGVGYKERIINHPLHHPQFEVDESAIITGVVTMAYAAYKYYQQNV, from the coding sequence ATGCTTACCCATATAAAAGACTTAGCAGCAAAACTAGCGCCTCGCTTGATTGAAATTCGCCGCCACATCCACTCTCACCCAGAACTCAGCGGCCAGGAGTACCAAACAGCAGCCTTCGTAGCTGGTGTTTTATCTTCTAATGGTCTGCATGTACAAGAAGGTGTTGGTAAAACGGGCGTTATTGGAGAACTGCAAGGCACTGGTCAAAATGACCGTTTATTGGCAATTCGCACCGATATGGATGCCTTGCCAATTCAAGAGGGCACAAATTTGGAATACGCCTCTCGCGCCGAAGGTATTATGCACGCTTGTGGTCACGATGTCCATACCACTGTGGGCTTAGGAACGGCGATGGTGCTGTCCCAAATGGCGGAGGAGTTGAGTGGAAAAGTGCGGTTTTTATTTCAGCCAGCCGAGGAAATTGCTCAAGGGGCAAGCTGGATGGTGAAAGATGGCGCGATGGAAAACGTCTCAGCTGTTTTAGGGGTTCATGTTTTTCCTTCTATACCCGCAGGATCTATTGGCGTGCGTTACGGGGCATTGACAGCCGCCGCAGATGATTTAGAGATTCTAATTATGGGAGAATCTGGGCACGGGGCGCGTCCTCATGAGGCTATTGATGCGATTTGGATTGCTTGCCAAATTATTACTGCACTGCAACAAGCTATCAGCCGGACACAAAATCCTTTGCGTCCTGTTGTATTGAGCATAGGGAAGATTAATGGTGGCAGAGCGCCGAATATAATTGCGGATAAAGTACAGTTATTGGGAACCGTGCGATCGCTCCATCCCGAAACCCGCGCTCATCTCCCTAAGTGGATTGAAAATATTGTATCTAATGTTTGCCATACTTACGGAGCAAAATATCAAGTAAATTATCGTCAGGGTGTATCCAGCGTTCAAAATGATTACACTTTGACACAATTATTACAGTCAGCCGCAGAAGAAGCTTGGAGTAGCGATCGCGTCCAAGTTTTACCCGAACCCTCCCTTGGTGCTGAAGATTTTTCTATGTATTTGGAACACGCCCCCGGTTCCATGTTTCGCTTGGGTGTAGGCTACAAAGAAAGAATCATTAACCACCCATTACACCATCCCCAATTTGAAGTTGATGAATCTGCCATTATTACCGGAGTTGTAACTATGGCCTATGCCGCTTATAAATACTATCAGCAAAATGTTTAA
- a CDS encoding hemerythrin domain-containing protein yields MVATLDDTKRNAIAIRLADLKALQQLVIEKEQLFLKEGLDSEIADRIRNFLNDDEKNIGILETVIGQYGIQAEPRKIVREFIEKSKELFKSSELSLYDKVSQHELLKHQLVTTGLIVHKAAQKVGADVLLAIAPLNTINFENRAHQEQLKGILEILGVRELTGQDADQGIWARVQDALAAVSGVVGSAVTQASDKKDMNIQDAIRLDHNKLNTLFAELIQSDNPEKIQEYFGQIYKDLSVHAEAEEEVVYPKVRPFYGQSNTQELFDEQAHAKQALEEIKALSPSSPLFKEKVKQLREAISDHIRQEESTMFAAIRNNLSTEQSEQLATEFKAAKTRIQQKLGVVTESKV; encoded by the coding sequence ATGGTAGCTACTTTAGATGATACGAAACGCAATGCTATTGCTATTAGATTGGCAGACCTGAAAGCACTGCAACAGTTGGTTATCGAAAAAGAGCAACTATTTTTGAAAGAAGGACTCGATTCCGAAATCGCCGATCGCATCCGAAATTTTCTCAATGATGACGAAAAAAATATTGGCATTCTAGAAACTGTAATTGGTCAGTATGGCATCCAGGCTGAACCAAGAAAGATTGTCAGAGAATTCATTGAAAAATCGAAAGAATTGTTCAAAAGTTCCGAGCTAAGTCTGTATGACAAAGTATCTCAGCATGAATTGCTGAAACATCAACTAGTAACCACTGGTTTGATAGTTCATAAAGCTGCTCAAAAAGTTGGTGCTGACGTGTTGCTAGCGATCGCACCTCTCAATACCATAAACTTTGAAAACCGCGCTCACCAAGAACAACTCAAGGGTATTTTAGAAATTCTGGGTGTCCGCGAACTCACTGGACAAGATGCAGATCAAGGAATTTGGGCGCGTGTTCAAGACGCTTTGGCCGCAGTCAGTGGTGTGGTAGGTAGCGCTGTTACCCAAGCCAGTGACAAAAAGGATATGAATATCCAGGATGCCATCCGCCTGGATCATAACAAGCTAAATACCCTGTTCGCCGAATTGATCCAAAGCGACAATCCTGAGAAGATCCAAGAGTACTTCGGTCAAATTTATAAGGATCTAAGTGTCCACGCTGAAGCTGAAGAGGAAGTCGTATACCCAAAAGTACGTCCTTTCTATGGTCAAAGCAACACCCAAGAACTGTTTGATGAACAAGCTCATGCAAAGCAGGCGTTAGAAGAAATTAAGGCTCTCAGCCCATCTTCGCCGCTATTCAAAGAGAAAGTCAAACAGTTGAGGGAAGCGATTAGCGATCATATTCGTCAAGAAGAAAGCACAATGTTTGCTGCCATTCGCAACAACTTAAGCACTGAGCAAAGCGAGCAACTGGCTACTGAATTCAAAGCTGCTAAGACCCGAATTCAACAAAAGCTAGGTGTTGTTACCGAATCGAAGGTGTAG
- a CDS encoding radical SAM/SPASM domain-containing protein: MLSKKIDRPRILVSLNSTYIATGQCDCDGGDCACDLSPLAELSSDIQLSLGMLETEFVISPNSQIMNLDDTYSICYGTDHKVVILNQSALDILNIFKKPHKLHNITTAHSHINEIDLKTAIQELYQARLIIPKNNSLFNLNEIPETLSAWLHITDRCNLRCDYCYLPHLARDMSIDIGRAAIESTFRSATLNHYRRVKLKYAGGEALLCSPLIKDLHLYAKSLSEERNIILDGVVLSNGTLITPEIIEMLQILNLRLMISLDGLSDFHNIQRTYAGGKGSFQDVERGIKIALQNGLIPDISITVSGRNAEGLPDLIEWILEHNLPFSLNFYRENELSASYEDLQLEESRLIKGMLAAFKVIELKLPNRSLLGSLVDRANLASPHKRTCGVGQSYLVFDYQGQIAKCQMQLHKTISSINTQDPLSVVRQDKTGIQNLSVEEKEGCRTCEWKYWCTGGCSLATFKATGRYDIQSPNCNIYKALYPEALRLEGLRLLKYS; encoded by the coding sequence ATGCTTAGTAAAAAAATTGATCGACCTAGAATTTTAGTTTCTCTTAATTCTACCTACATAGCAACTGGGCAATGCGATTGTGATGGAGGGGACTGTGCCTGTGACTTATCCCCTTTAGCAGAATTAAGCTCAGATATCCAATTATCTTTGGGGATGTTGGAAACAGAGTTTGTGATATCTCCCAACTCGCAAATTATGAATTTAGATGATACTTACTCTATCTGTTATGGAACCGATCATAAGGTAGTAATTCTAAATCAATCCGCACTAGATATACTAAATATATTTAAAAAACCTCATAAATTACATAATATCACAACAGCGCATTCTCATATTAACGAAATAGACTTAAAGACAGCTATTCAGGAACTATATCAAGCCCGTTTAATTATTCCTAAAAATAATAGCTTATTTAACCTAAATGAAATACCAGAAACTTTATCAGCATGGTTACATATCACCGATCGCTGTAACTTAAGATGTGACTACTGCTACCTTCCTCATTTAGCCAGAGATATGTCAATAGATATAGGTAGAGCAGCTATTGAATCTACATTTCGCTCTGCCACCTTAAATCATTACCGCCGCGTCAAACTAAAATATGCAGGCGGAGAAGCCTTACTATGCTCTCCTTTAATCAAGGATCTCCATTTATATGCTAAATCTCTTAGCGAAGAAAGAAACATTATATTAGATGGAGTTGTTCTCAGTAATGGAACATTGATTACACCTGAGATTATTGAGATGCTTCAAATATTGAATCTGCGTCTAATGATTTCACTAGATGGGTTATCAGATTTCCACAATATTCAACGAACTTATGCAGGCGGAAAGGGATCGTTTCAAGATGTTGAACGGGGTATTAAGATTGCTTTACAAAATGGTCTAATACCTGATATTTCTATCACCGTTAGCGGGCGGAATGCAGAAGGATTACCCGATCTGATTGAATGGATATTAGAGCATAATTTGCCCTTTAGTTTAAATTTCTATCGTGAAAACGAACTGTCCGCCTCTTACGAAGACTTGCAACTAGAAGAATCTCGGCTGATTAAGGGAATGTTGGCAGCATTCAAAGTTATAGAATTGAAATTACCTAATCGAAGCTTATTAGGTTCATTAGTCGATCGTGCTAATTTAGCATCTCCTCATAAACGAACTTGTGGAGTTGGGCAAAGCTATCTCGTATTTGATTACCAAGGACAAATTGCCAAATGTCAGATGCAGCTACATAAAACTATATCTTCAATCAACACTCAAGATCCTTTAAGTGTTGTGCGACAAGATAAAACAGGTATTCAGAATTTATCTGTTGAAGAAAAAGAAGGCTGTCGTACATGTGAGTGGAAATATTGGTGTACAGGTGGTTGCTCTTTGGCTACGTTTAAGGCTACAGGCCGTTATGATATTCAATCTCCAAATTGCAATATTTACAAAGCTTTATACCCTGAAGCTCTTCGGCTAGAGGGCTTGCGCCTTCTCAAATATAGTTAA